In Rhinolophus sinicus isolate RSC01 linkage group LG18, ASM3656204v1, whole genome shotgun sequence, the sequence CGGCCTTGCAGAAATGTGCAGAGTTCTCAGTGTCACCACATAGATTGGGTAGGGACGGGTTTGACTGCTCGTCTACAAGGTTCTGTTCAAACAGGGGTGTCTTGGGggggaaaggttttttttttttttaatataccatttatttttcctctgccaCAGAAATTGGCACAAGCTGATTTATGTATTCCAGGAATTCAGATATGCGTATCACATTGCTGCAGGAGGTCtttactttgttttgcttttttttttttttaagcatggaGACGTTTGATGGAGCCATAATCTTGGCTTCGTGTCTGGTGTTTCTATTGCCCAGTAATAGAAGAAACGCCCAACTATCCAGTTCTGAATTCTCAAACGGTGCCCACTGATGGTCCCCACTGGGCAGCGGATGAGAACCCCAGGGTGCAATGTTGGAACAGTTTGCCGATTCTCGCTCCAACTGAGGAGAATGATGATGACTTGATTCTTGTGTTTATAAAATACAAGTAGAAATTCCTCCTCCTATCCAGGCAGCActtcccagcccctcctgcttCTGCCCCTCCACCAAAGGTTTTGGCTTTAAGAATAAAGCATAAAAGCAACCAGTATggagtttaaaaatttaaaacacgtTTTACCAGCTGACTGGCTGTGCATCACTACAGAccgtgggggtgggaggggtgggcagggaccGAGTACTGCTCACAGAGTCCCCATGAATAGTTTCAGCTGCACGTCTCTCTCGTCTCCCAATACCTGGTGTTTCAAAGTCCCAAGTGTCTCTGAGATCGGTGAGACATACTGGATCCCTTCTCCTCCATAGCTCAGTGTAGAGTTTAGCAGAGGCAAACCCTAGGGGTGAGGGAGAGGCGGTGCGATGGagtaaaaagaacacaaaactgCCTCAGTGCCAGAAACCCCCCATCCTCTGTCACCCCTAAGAAAAGCAGCTGCGACTTTTCTATTCAGAGAGAGCATGAGCTATGAGACTCCTCAAGGCAGCAGGTCCTTGGGGACCCAGAAGCACACAGAAGGCCCCCAGCAGGGAGCTCTGCTGGCAGCCTGAAGTCAGCACAGCCACGGTGCGCTGCTAAAGGGCTTGAACACAGCGTGCGTTATCGTGATGGATGGTAGGCCTCGGCCAGCAGAAGCTGACCCCGACGGGACCTCTGGGGAAGCTGTGGCCGGGACTGGGCAATCACTCTTCTCTCCAAGGAGTCTCTTTGGCCTGACAGGCTAAAGAGCACACTGCCTCCCTGGGGGTCAAGTTCAGCATGCAGGCCAAGAGTGTGGTGGGTGTCCCACACGTGTGCACCTGGGGTTTCTGGGACTAGATGCAACCAAAGAGGCAAATCTGGAGGTCAAGAGCTTGTGCCTTGGGCTCACATCACGCTTGGTCTCACAGACGGGGTTCCACTGGAGCTGCCCCTGGGGACGAGAGGTCATCAGTCAATGTGCAGGAAGTTTCTTAGGGAACTCTCAGGATCTACTCcgggggaggaagggaagcaaGCAGGATGGGGCCGAGGGAGCAGTGTGGCTGTTGGTGCAGTCACGGGAGGAGGCTTGAAGCTGGAGGCTGTTCACAGTTGTTCGGAGCTGGTGTGGAGGGGCCAACCCTTTGTACCCCGCATGGACCAGTCACTGGGAGCTAGCTGCCCCAGGAATGGGGCATGACCTTGGGGAGGGTGGCTGTCCAGCCAAGGCCAATTCCTTGAGAGGGCTGGCAGTGGAGATCTGTCCACCTTCCTACACCTTCAGAGCAGGGGACTGTCCTTTAGCCCTGAAAGGGACTGGGCAGCACACTGTGGCCTTGGCAGCAGTGCACCCCCTGTGCCGCACGGACCCACTGGCTTCTTTCCAGTTCTGAGCAGCACCTTGAGCCCCCCGGTGGGCCTCGGCTCCTGTGGGAAGGCCAGCAGAGCCTTCATCCTAGATTCCTCTCACCATCTGCTAGCACTTCTGATGGCCTCGGTGGCTTGTGTGGTGGGGCGCCCCGGCCTCTGTGCCTGAGGAGTTTGAGCTTCTGGCTGCCACGTCCTTCTCAGGCTGCGCTCGCTGTATCTGTCCATTTACTGTCAAAACAGGGCTAGGGGAATGGTGAGAGGCACCCAGGGGGATGGTGAGAGGCACCCAGGGGGATGGTGAGAGGCGCCCAGGGGGATGGTGAGGGTGCCATTCCATTGTATCATTTAGTAATTCCACTTAGTGCTTCCCTGGGCCTGAGGCTACTTCTGTTCCTcctcctctgggggtggggtcgTCACTATCACCTAGGCCCCGGTTATCCAGCCCCAAATCCCATCTCAGCATCCGTTCTTCCAGACCATCCCAGCAGCTGGTGGAGGTTGGGTCCTCTGGGAGACACGCTGAGCTGCAGGGAGCTTACTGGGGAGTGCACCTGGGACCCACACCTGTGGGGGGCGGGAAGGACACAGAAGCCAGCAGCAGTGCGGCCACAGGAGCACCTCAGTGGACCCCATAGGGAGCCTGGGGCTGGGATGGCCCTCCAGAGTTGTTGGAGTTGGGCTGAGGGAGTGGGCTTTCACCCTGTATTGACCAGTCACTGGGTGTTGGCTGCCCTGGGAGCGTGTGACGTTGGACAAGAAGTGTCCTTCAggtagcagtggaggtgggggaggcacaCATCCTTCCGTCCTGAGGGGGCCTGGGCACCCAGCACGGCACCCATGAGTTTGTGTCCTGCACTTCCACCCATCAGTGGAATTGGCATTGCCAGTGGGAGAGTTTTCAgcctgggatggagggagggcagGTGCCCCCCACACCCCGTGCCAGGCGCTGACATGCTCCCCTCCCAGAACCTCGATGGCTGCCAGGTTTCCTTCCCCAGACCTCTCACCATTCCCGTACTGAAAGGGAAATGGAGGAAAAGGCTGCATTTTGTGACAGAATTAATTGGGTACCTGGACAGACGCTTTGCCAGCCGGTTTGCAGAAGGAAACCGGTCACCTGTGTATCACAGAAGAGCACCTGCAGGAAGGAGAgccctgaggcccagagcagcGGGAGCAGGAAGCCTCGGGGGAGCCACCACTTGTCCAGGGTGACAGGGACACACACCTGTGCGGGCCCGACGCCTCCGAACGAACGCAAGGCGCCAGCCTGAGTGTCAGCAGCGTGCGGACGACAACAGGATTGACCTCaattctgttgttttccttttcttctagaatttacTTTTGATCATtgatattttcctaaaattgtcCACTTCCTCTGATGTTTGAATCTCAGGGCCGTCGACCTAGTTCGTCTTGGGTACTGTTGTGTCGCCAGCATCACACAAACTGTAGAGCAGGcttccagtaaatatttgttgtaggagtgaatgtgtgggtggggggttattctggaaaaaagaaggaagaacgAATGACTCATTTTTCTTCAGATCACCCCTTGGCCTTTTCTCATTGAAAACATTCACGAAAACAGTGCGGCTCCAGGGCAGTGAGGACAATACTTAAAATACCATTATTGGGAGGCAGCAGAGGAGTCTGTGCTCGGCTGTGACCTTCTACCTGTGACGGGCTCTGGGGACCACTTCACATCTTTGAGACCCTCTTCTGTGCTTCCTCCACTCTCCCCATTTCAGTAGTTTCCCAAGAACGGATGCCAACCCACTGGGAGGCAGGTGCTGTGTGAGTCCCCGCAGTTTTGCTTTTCTCCACCCAAATTTTCCCACTCCGTTTTCCAGGGGCCGCAGTGCTGCCCAGCTTCCGGGCATCAGCGTCGCAGCGACCCTGGGGGGCAACCCGAGGGGCGGGGCCCGAGGTCTCCCCACCGCCCGCCCACCGTCGGGTCCGCGCTGTTGCCCCACCAGCACCGAGCTCCTGGAGGGTTCGGAACGGTTGGGAGGTGGACCGACTCCAGCTTGGGCGTGGGCTCCGGGAGGCCCTCCTGAGCGGCCTGCCCTCCCAGGGCCATGGAGAAGTTCTTTTGCGGAAGCAGAAAAGGTCAGTGGGAACAAGCCTTCCTTGGTTTCGcgcctctgtaaaatgggcacgtCACCCTGTTGGCCTCTCACCCTCCTTTGTTTACCCGTCTATATTTTGCATACAGTAAGAGCCCCCCTTTTCAGTGTGCAGCTCTGCGCTCTGACAAACGTATACCCACGTTTAACTACCATCAACATGTGGAACAgtactccccaccccaccccacattaCCTGGCGCTGCCCCTTGGCTGCCaaccccttctcccaccccagctcccaACACTCCTGATCTGCGCTCTATAGTTTTGCCCTTTCCACCGGGAATGCCACAAAAATAGTCATTGAGTGTGGAGTCTTttgagtctgacttctttcacttaaccaTTATGTCTCGTGAGACACTTCAATTATATGATAAGCACACTTAATTTGCAAGCTGAGGTTGGAACTCACACCCCACCTGAGGGGCCACTTCTCTGTAAGCTCAGAAACCAGAGGCTCACGAGGGGACGACCGGCTGTAAGTCACTCCTATAATATATCTTGAAAAGTATCCGAGGACGGTTCCTTCTTTACACTAGATCACTTTTGCAGACAGAGCATCTGTGGTTTGGGAAGGTGGGATTGGAGATGTGGAAGGACACTTGCTTGGCGGAAAGGGCTGTGAACCCCACCAGCTCCTGACAggtggggcgggggagaggggaagCTCCTTCCTCAGTAATAGGGAGGACTCCTGGGCCCCCCAAACACCAGTCACATGGATTTGGCAAAGGCTTGGTAACTGTTTGTCGCTTATCCTTAAGGaaaagtgttgtgtgtgtgtgtgaaatgctGGAAAAGTGTGCAGAACACAAATCTCCCCAGAAGCTTCCTGCGTACTGAAAATGAGTTCCCCCAGCTTCCTCTAGGGGAAAATAACTTTTCAATCACTCCTCAGGCTTGGAAACTTTCCTTGTGAAGTATAGTTCcatagaaaacaaatttcaacCCCTCCCTCACTACCCACTGTCCCGAGCTCTCcttccaaatgctttttctactgTGCATTTCCACTGTCATTGCCATGACAGACTTGGGGAGCTGCTGTGACCCTTTCATTTCCCACTTCCACTCTGGACGCCATCACCCACCCTCCACATAGCAGCCAGaggtgtcttgttttcttctgtatgCAAATCTTATCGTGTTCTGAGTAAACTTCCTCTAGCTTTTCCAGGAAGACAACCCTGAGGCAGCAGTGGCTCTGCCTTTgctcttcccacccacccccgacTGGTGTCCTCCACTTCTGCCCTGTCTCTGATCCTTGGTCCAATTTGCTCCCTTCCAAATCCTTTGTCTAAATATTTCCTATTGGCCCTTTCGACCTCAATTCCAATTTTACTCTTGTGTGACGCCTGACCCACCTTCCCCACTGGAGCCTGCCTGCTGGTCACCCTCCGAGCCTTCCTTACTTTCCCTTCATCGCCTGTGTTAACAGCTGTTATCCAACGTGTATTACATACCCGATTGACGTGTATTTACATACCCGATTGACGTCTCCTCCACTGGGCAGGAAGATCCATGAGGGCAAGAGACGCTTCCTGAGTCAATGAATATCTGTTAAATGACgggataataataactaacattaaACATTCACAGCGTGTTGAGCactgtgccaaaaaaaaaaaaaaagccttttaacTGTCTCATTCACTTCTCCTAACCCTCTGCGGTGGACActtttattatcctcactttactgCTGAGGGCACTGAGGAATGGAGAGGTTAACTGCCCTCGGGGTCTGGCTTTAGGACCCCGTGAGTGCTGTGTGCTGCTGTCCAGGTGAAGGACTAAAACAAATCTCCCTCCTTTTCTCAGAAAGACCCAACAGCCTCAAGGACCAGCCATCTGTACACAACCTGAGCAAAACGCAGGAGACCAAGCTAACTGTGGGCAGCCTGGGGTTAGGCCTGCTCATCATCCAGCATGGGCCCTACCTCCAGGTCACCCACCTCATCAAGCAGGGCGCTGCCGCCAGGGACGGAAAACTCCAGCCAGGTGACTGCGGTCCCCCATGCCTCCCCCAAATGCCTTAGGTGTCAATGTAATCACCACAATGGCAATGGCGTTATTTGAGAGCCTTGTTGGGGCCAGCCAGCCGCTCTCGCTTATATAACCCTCActgttgtgtgtgtatttattcaCTGAATTCTTACAGGAACCCTGTAGGGAGGAACTATTATCACCTGccttttataggtgaggaaacggGCTCAGTGAGATTGAGTTCCTTGGACAGttgcacccccccacccccccccatcGAGCAAGGGGGATGCGAACTCAGGTAGTGTCACTCCAGGCTCGGGCTCTGTGGACAGATTTCTTCTCTGTAGGTATTAACCGTCATTGACGTTTACATcatgatctcatttcatcctcctgACAAACCCTGAGGTAGGTTCTGCATTAAACAACCCTATAGATAACGGAGCAGATATTTACTAAGCTGCCCATGGTCACACCAAGGAGAGGGAACCTGAACCCTCTCTGGAAGAATCCACAGCCCTAGGCTGTATCAACACCTCCCTGCTTCTCATCTTGGATGAGTTACTTTCCCATCCAGTTCAGCAGGTGTCTGCCCAGCGCCTGCTGGGTCTAAAGCTGTGCCCAGGAGTCAGGGAGGCACAAAGGGACAGTAACGTGGTGACAAGGAAAAGCCTACAGCGTTGGCTGGTTCTGCCCCTTTTCGAGTTCTATGACCTGGGACAAAGTCACTTTACTTTCCAGGCCTCACTTCCCTCATCTCTCAATTGGGATGATACCACCTTCGTCAGAGGTTGCTGCGGTttggtaatttttataaaagtgctttgtaaactacAGGGCTGTAGGAATACTGGGAATCATTTTTCTTAGGCTGTTCTTAGAGACCCTCTAGACTTGTGTCTTTTTTAGGTAAAAAATGATTGTGGAGCAGGAGCCCAGTGGGGTAAACCACTAGTGTGCAACTCTGGTTACCTATGGGAATCACCCGAGGAGCTTTGAAAAACTGAGATGCCTGGGCCTCATCTCCCCAGAGGTTCTGACTCCGTTGGTTGGAGGTTGGGGACAGTTGAGAAGCTCCTCGGGTGATTCTAACCACAGCTAGAGTTAGCAGCCGTGGATTCAAGAAAGTCGATAAATGATGCTATCGTGAAACAGTTTCCCTCACCTCAAAATCCAAAGCATTTTCTCCACGCATCACTACTTGGTGTCGGGGCTCCAACTGCCCGAGTTCTGGACGTCCCAGACCAAAGGGTCTCCAGGACAGGTCCTCGGGCTCTGCGTGTCCTCCTCGGCGTCTCTGGGGTCAACTGACAGAGGCTGGTTGATAATCAGAGTGCATGCTCCCTAGAGTGAGACAGGAGTGTTTTTATGCACAGGAGACAGAATCTGGTGGCAGGACCACAGCTGGTGGCTCCTCGGGGGCAGAGGCAGAATTGAATTCCTCTTTTAAATCCAGGACTTACCTACAGCCCCAGCATCAATTATGTCtgtgttgaataagtgaatgagtaCCTGTCCCAGGCATTGTGCAAAGTGTTTCCACCTCTGGgagctcatttaatctttgcaacactCCGGGAAGGTGGGTAACAAAATACAGAGACTTAGAAGAAGTAACCCGTTCACGACGGGGCTGAGTGCTCGGAGCTGGGGCTTGGACCCTGTCTGCCTAGAAAGCCCGTACATTTGACTAGAAATGAGATTTCAGTCCAGAGAAAGTCCCGAGTCCCAGATCTGCTTATCACAAGTCAGCCACTCCTCGTCGGGGTCGAGGCTTCCAAGGCTAATTTGGTCCTTTGGACGGTGACTGAGATTTCGAGGTGAACCTCCCAGAAACCTGCTGTCTTTGACCCCATTATGTCCCAACCCTGTTCTCATCCACGTGCTTTAAATTTCTTGCCTTTGGTATTTCATAATAGGGTTTCATCTTGATTTCCTAATTTAGTTTAGTGTTAGTTTATCTTGGCTAAACGTTAAATTCCTTTTGGCCAGAATGGCTTGCACAGACGGCGATAtccagaagaaattaaaatagcttTGAAGGTAAATACAAGTCTTATACTGGCTACCACCCTTCCCAGGCCACACTCGTTCAGTAAGCATTTCCTGAATGGCTGCTGTGTGCAGGCATCCTGCTAGGTGCCGGGGTAGCATGCTGAGCCAAACACACGTGGTCTCTAACCACATGCAGCTTTGGGAACTTACAGCCTCGTTGggagagatggaaaacaaaaaatgaaagctattttTCGGTAGCGGCTTGGCTGCTGCAAAGTTGACTTATATAGGTAATTGAAACAAACTTTCTGTGATGTGGTTCCTACAGcctattaaaacagaaaaagtatgtAACGAGGTCGGTATTCATAAGACCAGATCGGTGTTTCTTCATGAAGGGGAATGTTAATATCCATTGCCATAGTAATCACATGCATACAATGACACGTTTGGTTTATAGCCAGGACGGTCAGTTTATTCTCTGCCCTCTTGAGAAAAGTCACCCTTTAATGACATAATTAAGCAGAATGCCACCCCATGGTGTTCAGCTATAAACACCCCTTTTCACATCAGACAAGTAGGCCCGCCCAGTGAGTCTTCTGTCTTTGTAATTAAGCTCCGTTGGCCCACGGTCTGCAGGTAGTTGGGAGAAGCAGCCTCGTTTCCTTCAGAAGTCAGCGCCAGAGATGCGGTTGGTTTGTGCCCCCAGCTACTTTTTAAGACCAAAATAGGTTTCCTCCCCCCTTCTAAGCGTGCGTTTTCTTGAATTCCCAGAACTTGTTTCTGATAGGATCCATGGAAACTTGTCCTGGCATCCCTTGGAGGCTGCCTTTGGGCTCAGCACATTTCCGGGGCTAGTACCAGAGAAGATGCTTCATCCTGACTTGTCCTCTGAGGTTAGGCTTCAGCTGCCTGGGGCCGAGGGTGGTGGAGGGGCCGCCAGCTTCCCACCCACCGAGAGGTGCACACGTGCTTTGGGACTTCATCACACTCACTTCATCCAACTTAGCTATCTAGTCTCCATTCCATTAGAACGAGTGAGATCTGAAGACTACGACTTTACCTGGTGAGCCTGTCCAAAGAGGCAGTTTCTCTGCACTCCGTCCTCTCTCGTGGGATACGCTCGTAGCAGTCAGCGCTCTTcattgcaagcaacagaaatgttCTGTTAAGGCACTGAACTTAGAACATCAAGTCGGATAGAACTGGCGAAAGGCTGGAGAACCAGGCTTGGAAAACGGGGCGAACAAAGGGCATGGGACTGGGCGTGCTCCTTTCACCCCAGGTCAGTGGCCCAGGTGGGAGGGCCCGAGGGCTGGCTCTCGTTTACAGGTCCATGCCCTAGCTGCTGTGGGGTAGGGAGCTGCGTGCAAGTGAATAATTGGTCCTTTCAGCACCCAATTTGGGGGTTTAGGGGCTTCCTGTCACGATGTGGTTCTCGTGCTACCTGCTGTGGGCTCAGAAGCTCCATGGTTGACCATCACGCTTCCTTCCCTGTCCAGCACGGCCTTTAAATGGGGAGCTAGCCATCATATTCCTTTGGATCAACGTATTCTCTGTAGACACATCTTAAGCTTAATTAAAGCAAGCTCATTGTCCAGTGTTGCATGCAGAGTGATTAGCTCACCCGATACTGTACAAGGGCAGAAAATTAACACGAACGGCTTGATATTTAATACAGTCTGCTTACGGTGGAGGGCACTGGAAATTGCCAGGCAGGTACAGTAGAAAGTAGGTCGTTTATTAACCACCTCGTATAAGTGGCTTTTTCTTTCATAGTAACAGCCATTCATTTTGTTTGAAACAAGCACATTTTTGGAACCCTAAAGGATGGCTCAGATTATGAAGGGTCTAGTCTCTGTCCCACCAAGGACTTCAGAAATACTGTAAAAACATGATGCAGTATCTGCCATTACAGTGCCATTAAGAAACATCCTGCATGCATTCTTTACTATGCAAAGGACACTCATGCCATTGAGATGGtcacttttattaaataaaagctGAAGCCTGGTTTTGGTTTAAAGCGAACCACCAATATGAATACATAAAATGCAACAGTTTGCAAGGAAGTCAGAGGTGGTACGATCCCTTTAAATCATCATCTGAATCttattgatattttttccccttttcaggTGACGTTCTGATTAGCGTTGGCCATGCCAACGTGTTAGGATATACTCTTCGAGAATTTTTAAAGCTTCTGCGACGTATCACCATAGGAACAGTGCTTCAAATCAAGGTTTACCGAGATTTTATTGACATACCCCAAGAATGGCAAGAAATATATGATTTAATCCCCGAGACCAAATTCCCAGAAACATGGTAAGTCGTTCATTTGAGGAAATCTTAGTTACACGAGAGTCCTCCGGGGTGTATGAAGTACAGGGTTCAACTGGACCATGGTAGGAGGGATGGGTGACACGCTGGATAAGTCAGTGGATGTCCAAACCCTTTCGCCAAGGACAATCTGCAGGACCTACTATGAAGAATGATAAAGGCAAGAGCCTTGAACCTGGAGTTAAAAGAAAGGAACCAACTGTCTGATGGGAAATCTGCCTCCAAACATACACGTCAGCCCCTAAACGTTTCCTCATTTGTCTGCTGCATATTCAACTGCTCTCTCTGGATCCTTCCCAGTAACACTGAGGCCACTTTAAGCCTCTGTCATCTTAGCAAGCCCCACCTCACCTCCActttcctccccctgccctgtcAGCCACTGTCCTGCCCCTTGACTTCAAACTTGTTGAAAGAGTTGTATAGACGGCACCATTTCCCAGCGATACCCACTCCCCTGATTGTCCTATGACCTCTGTCACTTCCTCTTGGTCTCTTTTTACCCAACCTTGGAGTTCCTCAAGGTTTAATCTTTGACTCTCTTCTCTCAATCTCCTGGGCAGTATCAATGGTTCCTGTGGTTTCTATTATCCACACattgataattttcaaaatgtattatctCCAAACTTGTATTTAAACACCCGTTGGCAATCTCCACTTGGATGTATCATAAGCCTCTCAACGTCATCATTACGCCTAAAATCAAAAGCCAGCTCACCTCTGCTCTTCCAGGGGCCGTTCTTCTGGGCGACTGTCTGACCAGTGGAACAAGTCGGAAACGTAGGGGTTGTACTTGATTTCTCCACctccctgtctcccccacccccccaatcaCTAAGACTTGTTATTCACCTTCCAACTACCCCTCAcatctgtccacttctctctggccACTACCATCACCCCAGTCAAAGCCACCCTTTTGTCTCCCCGAATCTCCTCTCGTCCCCTCGTCCTATACACAGTATGATTCTTACAATGCAAATCGGATCCTGACCTGCTGCTGAAAAATCTTTAAGCTCTTCTGTTCTCAGGATAAGTGCCCAAATCCTACCCGTCCCGTACGGTCCATGGGTGGCTGGCACCTGCACACCCCTCCAGCCACGTCACTCTGCGCTCCCTGCCCTCCATCCACTTTGGCTTGCAGCTGTTTTACCTTGTGTTGCTCTTGGCCCCAGggctttgcacttgctcttctgTCTGCAGCAAGCTCAGGATGCCTCCAGACGGCTCCCAGTGCCAACTGTCCTGGAGGTTTCCTACAGGAAATGTTCAGTGCTGTCAGGTCCAGTTGTCCTATGCTGTCCTCGCACCCCACCTCTCTCCTTCACAGCGTTTATGCCAATTCCAATGAAATGATCCACGTACACAGTTGTTTTCTCTGTTGCACTGGGAGAATGTAAACTGTGACGGCAGGGACATGTCTGGTTCGTCCTGCGAAACCTACCGCAGACTTTGCCATGATCAAGGGTTCATCATCCAGATGGAATGAAAACAAACCCTGCTCTGAATCTCAGGCAGATCACTTCCTCTCAGAGCTTGTTTATCTGCAGCGCAGAACCAGGGCCTCTGCTAATCCCCTGAAAACGGGTAAAATCCTGTTCTTGCTGAGCCCACGACCCGTGAGGACGTGTTCTGTGGAGGAGAGGCAGGCTGACCTGTTCTCCTGGGTGGAGTGAAATGAACCCACCCTCAGAGCTCTGCTACTATTCCGAGCCTTAAGTCTgcagagctttttaaaataatgcgaAATAACGGAAGGCTGCGTTGCACTTACTTTTAGGAATGGAAACAAATTTAAAGGtactttgaaaaagagaaaaattccaaCACAAACGGTAGTGCTGAAGCCTGTATGAACCCGAGCAGGTTATAAGAGAACTTGTCAGGGGACGGTGAGTGTTCAGACACTAAGAATCCTTTCCACTCACTCTTCTTTTCAGCACAACAGAGAACACTGAGCAGACAAAAGATGACCCTTTCACACGCACCGGTGACAAAGATGCGGTTTTAGACAAAAAACAGAAGTCTCCCAAGTCTCCACTGCCCACTGGGCCTCACCCTGCCAGGAGGCCAATGTCCATCTCCAGAGAATGGCATGGACACAGAAAGAACCACCGTGCTGTCAGCGTAGGCACAGACCCCCACTGTGACGTCACGGGTCAGCGAGATCACGAGCGAGAGGGGAGACCGCCATCCCCGTACTGGACAATGGCGAAGCGGGACAAAGACAGCTCGTCCTCGTCCTCAGCCT encodes:
- the PDZD9 gene encoding PDZ domain-containing protein 9, giving the protein MEKFFCGSRKERPNSLKDQPSVHNLSKTQETKLTVGSLGLGLLIIQHGPYLQVTHLIKQGAAARDGKLQPGDVLISVGHANVLGYTLREFLKLLRRITIGTVLQIKVYRDFIDIPQEWQEIYDLIPETKFPETCTTENTEQTKDDPFTRTGDKDAVLDKKQKSPKSPLPTGPHPARRPMSISREWHGHRKNHRAVSVGTDPHCDVTGQRDHEREGRPPSPYWTMAKRDKDSSSSSSASSDAFWLEDYAQAEKGQGQPVSESVRLQPANP